TAGTAAGATCTACTTGAAAGACACCTCAAAATGGTTAGTGTGTGTTGCAAcaaaaaatgtgaagaaaaaaagGAATGAAGCATTGCTTGTTTTTGCAAAAACTTACCCCCGCGTGGACTGAGAACATGTATTTCTTCAGATTAGTACCACTTGCTGCACGGGATGCTACGTTGTTCATCTCGATACATAGGGACATAACCTCATCATTCATATCCCCGCGAGGCTTGAAGCATACCAGGAATTTCTTGTATCCAATGTAAAATCCACCTATCTTGATGAAAGGTGTCCTGTTACCATAGATGCAACCgaatgaatcatttgtttcgagcagaaaaaaataaaaaacagaaagcaaaaagagATAGGGCTTAGGTATCTCACACTTGTTCATTGGCATGTGATCTCCTCAATGGTTTCCCATGCTTTACATACTTCTCATACGTGGCTGCAGCTGCATCGACCTTTTGCTTCTTTGCCTTGGTATTTTTTACGGCTGGAACTTTGGCCATCCTCTTCTTCCTAGTGTTCTTGTCATGTGTGCTAGGGCCACTGCTTGCATCAACAATTTGCTCTTCTGTAGCGACCATCTTAGGGGTTGTAGCAAGCAACAAAAATGGATGAGTTTGCAAGGGATTGTACAAAATAGAATTTGCTGCGATCACACATATGTAGCGAAAAAATGACAtggagaaaaacaaaaagaaatgatGCAGGAGGAAGGAAGCATACTTGGGCTGTCATCATCGTCTGAAACAGGGAACACGGGGATGTTTTCAAATATGGGGCTGACTGCCCTCTTCTTGGTTATAGGCTCATCCGTGCAATGCATCATCTCGTACTCTTCGGAGCCCTTTGGGAACAACTCACAGGATGGCTCGTCGTCCCAAATGCCAGCTGTCGCACTCCTAGGTGCATCATAGAAGAGTGGGGGGCTGTGAGGTGAGACGTTGCCTTCCATATCGAAACTCACTCGTTGTTGCTCAGGAGTTTCAGCAGCCTCGGTTGCAACTTGTTGCTTCAATCCGGTGACTTCATCCTTGTTAATGCTAGGTGTTGTATCTTCAGCTTGAGCTTGAGCACCAATGCCAGCATTTGCAGCTTTACCATCATTCTCTTTTCCGCGACATTCGTCCATGATAGGTGCTTCAAAGGAGAAGTTGGGCTCACTGGTAGCTGTGATGGCGTCTCCAACATCACGAAGGAGGGCTGCCATCCGGTTGCACTGCAATCCCTTTAAACACTGTCCAAACTTGCCAACAACATCATCCACCTCCGATGCAAAAATACCCTTGTGCGTGTCGTAAAGCATTTGAAACTGAGTTGGTACCTACAAGAAGGCAAGTATTGAACATTTTAGTCATATGTATGGATGTAAAAGAAAACACAAATGTGGGTGTGGCACATTAGAGGTATGGATGAAGCGATAAAACAAGTAGGTATGATGCTGTGTTACTACGTATCAGATAAAGAGTGTGACTGTAGCAATTTACTGTCAACTATGTAGGTAGCAAATTAATGATATGGATGTAGCAAAACTATGACATGGTTGAAGCAAAGACAGAATGTAGTTGTAGCACACTAGACATATGGGTGTAGCAAAAAAGCATAGTATGTATGAACTTGAACAACATATGAAGCAAAAACAGAACATGGTTGTTGCACATCAACATGAAGGATGCAGCAAAATAAATATACACTTGCAACTGGGTATAATAAAATAATGCGAAGCCAAAGGTAAACAGGAAATGAATACAATGAAAAAGATAATGTACCCTTAGATCTTGCATGCTAGGGAATGATTGCTGCAGCCAATCATTGAGCGATGATGATAGATGTGGTTCAGCGTCAACATTTTGTTGAGCCTCATTTGATTGAGAGTCCTTTGCTTGAATTTCAGCACCTTGAATTTGGCTGCCTTGGCCACTAGTTCCTTGGCCACTAGGTGCTTCAGCACCAACTTCCTGTCCCACAAGTTGTGCTGCATAGGGGGTGTTGCACAAACTCCGGATCTAGGAAAACAAAACATGAGTGGCATAAATAAGAAAGCTTCCATAAACTAAATTGGAAAAGCAAAGATTGCTACATGGGTGTGTTAATACTCATTGACAAAGGAAAATACATAGGCGGGATGTAGCAAAATTACATGGGTGTGTTTCCCGTAGAAAGGTTGGACAAGAGTGAGCTTGTTTTTGTCAACTTTATCCAACCACTCAAAATCCTTTTGGCAAACAAAACGCATCCTTGGCACGGAATAATCAATAGCATGCTCATTTGGGAGGCCAGCCGGGATATCAACATGATCCATGTATATGATCTGCATGGAATGGAAAAAGGACATTAGCCAACAAAAAACATAAAGGCATGAAGGTTTCATGCAGCAAAGGGGAAATATGGAGGTATTTTGTAATGTTGCGTTGCATACCGCTAACATGGGAAGGCATGAAGCAATCTAAAACTCTTTTTCTGTGTTTGCTTGCATCCTCTTCTTCTCTTGAAAGACTCCAACCTCCTCCATAGCTCGTGCCAACAAGTGCTCATCCCAAGCGAATTCATGCACCAAAGACATATCTTCGAGGGAAGCAAGATACTCGAGATTCACCATATTGCCCGTGCCTGGGCACAAAACTGTTGCCAACGCAAGGAGTGCCCAAGTCCTATTTATCATAACCACGTCCTCCTCACTGCAACTAGTGAGCAACTTGACAACATGGGCGATTGGAGCCCTGTTCCCCTCCTTGTAGATGCTGCGAAGATCATGTTCATCACTCTTCTTTAGAAGCTTCACGGGTCTATCACCGGATGGCACGTTGAAAATCCTTTTCACCATAAGCTTGCTGAAGGTGATAGATTTGTTCTTGTGTTTGAACTCAGAGAGTACGTGATTCGTGTTCATCGCAACAAACTCAATGAGCTCATGGGGCACCTTGAAAGACCGGATGTCCAACAAGTCTCCAAACGGTCCCTCCCTTATGATTCTCTGTTTTTCCGGTGATATTTGCTTCCCAATCTGAGCCAGCCTTTTTGAGTTAAACCTTGACTTAAAGCCACATAGATTGCCTTTCTTCTTaatcttcttcttagccttcttactCCCCTCATTCTCACCAGAGTTACCTTCAACAtctacaaaaaaggaaaaaacacaagtCAATAAAACCATAAAACCATACCATCAGAAGTTAGGAAAAAACATACATGAACACCTAAAAAATTCTGACAAACCTATGAATTCAGGGATGTTGGGTTGCGCAGCAGAACGAGTAGTGATTCATTGGCAAAAATATATAGTGCATATCAGACATTTTGAAAGTCATACTTTGTAAACTATCAACAACATCTAGAATACCAAGTTGATTCCATTAGGTTCATCATGAAATGCATTATCATGTCATTTCTAAACCGACTCAACATCCCCATCAATTCTCCAAAAACAATAAGCTAAAAACATCCCTGGACCTCGATTAGTCAAGTACCTAAATCCCTTGGCGGCCAAGGAAAACCTGCTAATGATTGGGTCAGCAAGACATCAACATGTAGAAAGAGTTGTGGTTTGCTTCCCTGGATCAATCCAATTGATGAATGCTACCAGATTCAAATTCACCACCGCGCCAACTCCCTCTGCCCGCGGGAACCCCACCCCGGCCCCTCCCTCTGTCCGCGGGaacgccaccccgccgcctccctcgaCCGCGGGaacgccaccccgccgcctccctcgaCCGCGGGAACACAAACCCATCCTCgtccgcgccggcgccggcggcggcccgCGGCTAGCGACGCCCTAACCCTAAATCCAACGGGGGAGGGGAAGAAAACAACGAAAATGGAAAGCATTTGGGCTCGAGTTACCATGGGGGGGGGGCATAGATGGCCGGAGAATGGAGATCCGCCCtgggctgccgccgccgccgccgccgccctgcgcgaACAAGCACGTCGCCCGCGGTCGCCCTGCCTCAAAACGAAAGATAGAGCGGATGCAGCAAAAATCACTTTGGAAGGGATAACTACGAGCGCGTTAAAAAAATCCGATAACACGTGGCGCAACGGTGTCCTTGGATCAAAAAGAGATCGAACGCACGGGGCGCGACCGACGCAACGGTTCGGCCGGCGCCCCGGCCACAAACACTTCCCAAACAGGTAAGTGCCACGAGGGCCAACGGAGTGGAACAAAATCCAGAGGTTTCCTTTCCTCCTCTGAACAAATCTCAGCTTCAGTGGTGTTGTATACATACATACATTGATACCCTATACGAAACCTTATTCAAATTTATAGAATGATAAAAGTTTTCAATTCGCCCCGATGATATACTAGTAAATAACACAGTATCGAACACATGGCTCAGAACCAAATACAACCAGAAGGCGGATGATAATGAAGTGATCATCCATCGTCCTGTCGTTAGCAAGGCGGATGAAATTCCACGCACTTGCGGAAGCTCTGTGGACATTCTTTCTGGGGCACAGTGCATCCAATACTGTCAACAGACAACGGTGTCAGTTAACTGTCAGGTGTCGATGAACCTAACCTTGCGAAAATCATTTCTTCGGATTATTTCTCGTCCGTTTCCTTGGTCTAGAAAGCAGCTTGAGCATGTTATCGGTCAGGTCGAGCGGGGAGTCGTCACCCTCATCCTGGAGCTTCGTACCGGACGTTTGTGTCAACCATCCCAGCGCTTCTATCGCGGCGTCCCTCTCCGCAACCTGCTTGTTCCTCTTCGGCTTCCCGACAAACTGCATCCCTTTGAACTCCACCATGGCCCTGAACTCGTTGGTCTTGAGGTGCTTTGTCTTGTACTTTGGAGGCGTGTGGCCTGCCCTCATCAGCAAGGTCTGCAGCAGGCTCTTGGGGTTCATACCATCCTTTATGATGTTGCTTTTGCCGTCTTCGTTGTCCCGAAGCCTAGCTCTGCTCGTTTCGCGGCCGAACACAAACCTTCCTTCACATAGGTCGCCTGCAGGAAGCTCTTGTGCAGCAAATAAAATGTACTTGCCTTCCTTGTGAATGTCAAAGGTTGGGTCTTCAAGCTGGATTTGGGAAAATTGCCACATTACAAGCACAATTAGTATATACACCAGACATGGTAGACAAAAATAAGTAAATTGGATACTCAACAACTTTATTTTTAATTTCTTACTGGTGACACGTATATTATAAAGTAACACATGCTTTATATTCAGAGGTAACAACATGATAAATATTATAATCACTTTTCCCTTGTTAGCTACTAGAAATGGCAGAGGATTGTGATTTGGTACATAAAGTATCACCGAAGTTTCTTTTACTTATTATTTGCTGACTCAGACAAAatatcttgtgagatgaaatctgtATAAAACCTTCCAAATTAATTGGCTGCAGCACTTTACCTTCTTCTGTACAAGTTTATCAAGTTCTTCTTTAAGTTGCAGGTAGCACTCTGACAGGCTGGGATCCATAAATAGATCAATGTAACCATCAAGCATCTTCAAATGCCCAGCCTATTACACAAGTTAGAAGGCATAGATCAGTGCAACAAAAAATGCAAAAATACAAAGACAAAGCATTTGACAGAATACTCAACATACCGCACTTCCTTTTGTAACAGCGCCACCAAATAAGATGAGTATGGAATCTGATACTCCAGTTGAATCACGGATGAAGACAGCATTTACCTTCACCTTCTCACCAAAGACCAGCCATGGATAAGGGATGGTCTGGTACTTAGCGTTCACAGAATTCTGAACAAACCTTAGTGTCAGAGTACTCAGATATCAACATGTCTGAAAGATAATGTATTAGACGGGGTGTTGGACATGAGCATTTCAGGACGCTCCTGTATGCACTTACAGCATAAACAAGAACTTGGCCATCATCCATGGTCTTGAAGGACATGGAGTTTTCCCTATGCTGCAAAGGAATGCTAAAAATTAATTGAACTGTCTTCCGTGTAATACAAATGCAATGGAAATTGTTGGCGGCTGTTTACCACAACAGATGATATCCCAGGAAAAAGCCCAGAACAAATTACACCACGAACTAATGATTGATTATGGctcaaactattgtttgtatttgcATCAGAGTCTATCAAACCGGCGTCCTTTAAGATATAGCTGAATTGCTTTCGAAGAGAATGAATGGCTTGTAGTGTTTGAGCAGAAAGGAAATTCCTCCAACAGTACTCATAACCAGATCCTTCCCTCTCAGCATCCTTCCATCCTTCATAAGCTCGGACAAGGGCCATATGATCACTATAATCTTTCGCTGAGAATCTTGATTTTGCAGTTCCTGCCAACTAATAACAATGACAAAACTATAAGCTAAGCCTTCTTAGCTGAATGAAAAAAAAAGGCTTCGGAATGAACGGAACATAATCAATGCATAGGGCATAGCTAACAGCCACCGTGTGTACGACTGTACGTATTGGTGGTATTTAGATTTTCCTAACTTTTATCACAAAATTCATAGGTAAGAGAATCATTTCAAAACAAAAACTAGTAATTAAGATATAGTGAGGCAGTGGAAATTAAAGTCATACATCTTTCTTGTCCTGTGGCAACAGGAAAGGATCCCGAGCACTCAATCCAGCAACCACAGTAAGTATAGGGTCAATGCAACGGAAAACTGCACCCATTATAAGCATCTTCCCCAACTTCGGATCAACCGGAAGCATGGAGAGGTATCTTCCTACAAAGTTGAATATGTTTCAGTGCCAACATTTTTGCAGAGTTTGGAAGAAATCAGAATACAAGGCATACCTAGATCAGTAAGGTTCTCGTTCTCATCTAATGATCCGATCATCTTTAGGAATTCCACTGCATTTTGGACCTACATATTCATCATGTGGTCAGGAAACAAAAATGAAAAGGATAAAACTGAACCCTTTACTGCCTACTTAAAACAATAACGCATAGAGTTATAAGCCATGTAAGAGCCCAACAAATGTCAAAAGTTCCAAGATAGAACTAAATCATGTAGACGCAAAGGCAAAGAGAGAAAAGGAATGTCCAAATGCTTAATTATGATTTCAACACATACGGCTCGTGGTTCTGGAGGCTGCAAAGCAGCTGATAGAAACTCCCCAATGCTGTCAACCTGCAAACTTTTTATCTGCAAACATAGTGAATTCAAAGGAGTCCTGAGAAGCTCTGGAAGCTGGTACTCTGCAAATGCATCATATACACATCTGGGGTAGAGATGATAGCATTCTCCAGGTTGGACACGACCAGCTCTGCCCCTCCTCTGCATGAAGATATTGGGGGAAAACATGAGAATTGTAGCAAAGAACGATGACCTATAAACAAAAAGTATTGACTATTGAGTGTGATCATATCGCCCAATCAAGACTGTTACGGTCAAGATAGGTTCACTGTTATACAAAAAAATATTCATTGCTAGAAAATTTCTTTCTTGTAACCAACAATAAGTATATATTGACCACCGAAGCAGAATAAAGATGCTTTGACTAAAACAACTTCATGAAAGGAACGGGAACATTGACGTGCTTGTTGAGGCATACATTATTATTAAGCAAACAAAAGAAAATAATGGGGTGCTAAGAAGATAGGCCTTTTGACTTGATACAAACCAATGGGCTAAATTTCGTCAAGTTAAGACCACAAATGACCAGAACCCCATATTAAGGCATGCCCTCATGGCCCCGTACAGGCAAATCATATAAACATGGTAAATAGCTGGCAAAGAGACGGTCAAACATAATAACACAATGATACATAACTCGCAAAGACAAGAGTCTCACTGGTCAACATATAACATACAGAAGGGAAACATTGCTTTGAGCTATGGAAAGAAGCTGGTGCTAAAGATTACCAAAGATTTCCAAGTACGTGACATTTACCAAAGATTGAGTCGAAGAGAAAGTGCTGGTGACTAAGAGACTGAAAAATTGAAGGATTACCTGACGGGAAGAAGCCTTTGAAATCCATGAGGGGAGTAAGCAGGGAGTGTTGTTTAGAGCATCGTATGTGGTTTCCTTTGCTTTTCCACAATCCATGACGAAAACAATGTCATTTATGGTAATACTTGCTTCTGCCATGTTAGTGGCAAGTACTACCTTCCGAACATTAGGAGGTGCCTTGTCAAATATTAGCCTCTGCGGAAAAACATAATATTAAATATAGATGTGAACGGCAAATAATTATACGATGCACACAGGATGCTACGGATATAATGGTATATGCCCATCAATGAACTAGTAAACAAGGTGAATCTGTGTATATAAGATGCAATTACACAATAGAAGAGGTATCTCAGATCCAGCGAACAATTGGCATCACAAAGCAATCATTTCAATAAGAAATGCAAAATTAGGATCAATTACCTGCTCAGAAGTAGCCATGGAACCATGGCAGGCAAGCAGTAACACTCTATTTGGGTCACCCAGCAACGGATGCGCTTTTAATTGATCCTTCAAAGAGCTAATGTCATCCCATCCGGTCATAAAAACTAAAACTGCACCAGCTCGCTCTTTGCGACATATGTGGCACAGAACAGCCTCTATGAGATTAAACCCTATGCAGTCAGGATTCCAGTTTGCCAGAGAATCACGTGTCCTTGAGCCATAGGtttcaaagtttgaattttgaagggCATCCTGCATATTACAGTAACAATATCTGAAGAAAGTTGAGGAATAATTGCAGTCATTAATCTCTATATAGAACAAGTACCTCAACAAGTGTAGTGATTTGATTTTTCCTCTTTCTGGGTAATAGCTGTCTCTGAGTCTTCCACACTTTATCTTGGCCATAATCGTCAAGTTGATTACTTGCTGTCATCTTATAGCCTGTCCTCTCTAATATGTCTTCCAGAAAATGCGCCCTCACTGGATGTGTGAATCCCTGAATTCAGGGGAAGAATGCAACGGACGCAAGATCACTTACACAGTTATACCAGAGGTACACAAGCTGGCAGATGAGCATTATGTATATAGAGTGacataatttacatttttttaaatAACAACTCACAGGAATGTGGATAGTTGGCGCTCCTCCAAAATAACTTGAGAACAGTTCCGCGTTTAAAGTAGCACTCATCAATATCAACCTTAGATCGCGGCGCCGTGACAATAGGTCCTTTAGAACGATCAATAAGAAATCTGACAGACCAAAGCAATAATAATTTAATTATTGTCATGAGTTAAATGGGGAACAAAACCATCATAAGGGCAAATAATAAGGTCTTCAGACACAACCTTCATTCATCCCTCTTTCATGTATTTCATCAACAAATACATGAGACACACCATTCAAGTTTCGGTCACTCAGCAATCGCCTTAGTAAAATACCACTGGTGCAGAAAAGTAGATGTGTATCTTTTCCTCTAATTCCCTCCAATCGAACTTTGTAGCCaacctattaaaaaagctagtgttGTATGCCAAAAATTACAATGGATATGGGCTACAATAACAAAGGTAGCAAATCGGAAGTTCCATCTTACCGATTCACCAAGGTTTTCTCCTCTTTCGGTGGATACTCTTTCTGCAACAGCCATTGCAGATATTCTTCGTGGTTGTGTACAGATTATGTTACAAAAGGCCCCTCGGCCAGATTCTATCTCTGACTCCAACACAAATTGAGGCAACTGTGTTGTTTTTCCACACCCTGTCTCCCCAGAAATAACTATAACCTGGCATGCACAGGAATGGTCAGATAAATAGAAGGACAGAAGGGAATTGCAACACATTTTTCCACTGAGTGCACAAATCTCATAAGTTTCTCCCAGACAAGTGTACCTGATTACGTGCAATGGCTGCTAGAAGCCTTTCCTTCTCCTTGTATGCTGGGAGTGATTTCCGAAATTCTACCATCTTAGCGCCTTCAGGTGATTCCTGTTATTACAAGCAGATAAAAGCTTCATCCAATATTTCCATGAATCAGCAGCTCGCGTACAGACATATAAATGAATATATAAGAAATGGTGCAGAAGGTATTTGTAAATCATGCCTTTGTTTCTTTCCTCTAACATAAACTAAGCTGTATGCTAAAAAAATAGAAATAAAGCTATGCAGCATTCAGATACTGTGTGGATTTTATCATACCTGCCAACTTCTTTGAAAATTGCGCATCCTAAGACTCTTCCTCTGAAGGATCTTCTCCATGACCGACTCGTCCAGCAGAGGATCCTGCTTCTCATCCAAGTTCACATGCTCAGCTTTCTCAGAACCACTTTCTGTCTTGCCACTGTCTTTATCAAATGGCAAGAGCGAACGGTCAAGGTGCTCCTGCACAAATCCTTCAACCCTCCTCTGCAAGCTTAGCGGGATCACCACCTGTGTGTTTCCATGCACAGCAAACACATACACACCATTCAAATGAAACGCATTTGCAATAAGAGAAAGATGTGTGATCTTGCCATTGGACTCACCTCTCTTTGCGGGCGCTTGTCGTCCAGGTCCGGCCTGTAGTTCGGCAGCGGGACCTTGCTCGCAACAATAACCTTCCCATACAGCTCACTGTCGTCCCACAGAGGCAGCACCGCACGAAAGATTCATCAACATTTCTGTGACTGCATATGAAATTAAGAACTGGGAGAGCAGGTGAAATTACAGTACAGAACCTGTAGAGCCCCATCCTCTTGGCGAGGTTGGCGATCTGGTCATAGTCCCGGCGGTCCCTCCGGTCCCTGGATATGATCTCCTGCTCCTCCGCATTGCGCTGCAGCATGCTCAGCTTCCACCTCCACTCGTCGATGTTCGCCACCGAGGACGACGGCTGCGGTTAGCATTTGGTGTGAGAGGCAGCGAACGAGCCGAAGAAAAGGGGAAGAATTATTTTTTCTACGGGCAGCATAGATAAGATGTGCCGCCCGGCGGGAGTGGAGTATACCCGGTGGTCCTCGTACTCGTGGTCGTACTCGTCGTCGGAGAACTGCTCGACGGCGCGGCCCCCGCTGTAGCCGCAGAAGGGCCGTCGGGAGAAGGCATCCAggcggcgcgggaggaggaggagagcagcgagagggatcggcggcggcggcggccggctgagTGGGCTAGGGAGTGGGACGAGGAGGATGCCCAGCCCGCGCCGCAAGACGCGGCGCATGCTAAGGTTGGCTGGTTGGCTGG
Above is a window of Triticum dicoccoides isolate Atlit2015 ecotype Zavitan chromosome 5B, WEW_v2.0, whole genome shotgun sequence DNA encoding:
- the LOC119311814 gene encoding DExH-box ATP-dependent RNA helicase DExH3-like, producing the protein MRRVLRRGLGILLVPLPSPLSRPPPPPIPLAALLLLPRRLDAFSRRPFCGYSGGRAVEQFSDDEYDHEYEDHRPSSSVANIDEWRWKLSMLQRNAEEQEIISRDRRDRRDYDQIANLAKRMGLYSELYGKVIVASKVPLPNYRPDLDDKRPQREVVIPLSLQRRVEGFVQEHLDRSLLPFDKDSGKTESGSEKAEHVNLDEKQDPLLDESVMEKILQRKSLRMRNFQRSWQESPEGAKMVEFRKSLPAYKEKERLLAAIARNQVIVISGETGCGKTTQLPQFVLESEIESGRGAFCNIICTQPRRISAMAVAERVSTERGENLGESVGYKVRLEGIRGKDTHLLFCTSGILLRRLLSDRNLNGVSHVFVDEIHERGMNEDFLLIVLKDLLSRRRDLRLILMSATLNAELFSSYFGGAPTIHIPGFTHPVRAHFLEDILERTGYKMTASNQLDDYGQDKVWKTQRQLLPRKRKNQITTLVEDALQNSNFETYGSRTRDSLANWNPDCIGFNLIEAVLCHICRKERAGAVLVFMTGWDDISSLKDQLKAHPLLGDPNRVLLLACHGSMATSEQRLIFDKAPPNVRKVVLATNMAEASITINDIVFVMDCGKAKETTYDALNNTPCLLPSWISKASSRQRRGRAGRVQPGECYHLYPRCVYDAFAEYQLPELLRTPLNSLCLQIKSLQVDSIGEFLSAALQPPEPRAVQNAVEFLKMIGSLDENENLTDLGRYLSMLPVDPKLGKMLIMGAVFRCIDPILTVVAGLSARDPFLLPQDKKDLAGTAKSRFSAKDYSDHMALVRAYEGWKDAEREGSGYEYCWRNFLSAQTLQAIHSLRKQFSYILKDAGLIDSDANTNNSLSHNQSLVRGVICSGLFPGISSVVHRENSMSFKTMDDGQVLVYANSVNAKYQTIPYPWLVFGEKVKVNAVFIRDSTGVSDSILILFGGAVTKGSAAGHLKMLDGYIDLFMDPSLSECYLQLKEELDKLVQKKLEDPTFDIHKEGKYILFAAQELPAGDLCEGRFVFGRETSRARLRDNEDGKSNIIKDGMNPKSLLQTLLMRAGHTPPKYKTKHLKTNEFRAMVEFKGMQFVGKPKRNKQVAERDAAIEALGWLTQTSGTKLQDEGDDSPLDLTDNMLKLLSRPRKRTRNNPKK